Genomic window ([Eubacterium] hominis):
ACCAGTTGTGACTTATGAAGGTTTGGCTGAAATTGATGCGGATTACATCTTTTTGATTACAACGGATGAAATGCAGAAAGAACTAGAAAGCAACCGTGTCTGGAATAATCTACCAGCAGTAAAAAATAAACATGTGATCACACTTCCATCCTCACCATATTTCAATCAAGGATACAGTCCTATTGGACGTGAAAAATTATTAGCTGAAATAGAAGGGATGCTAAATGAAGCAAAATAAAAGATTTTGGATATGTATCCTGATATCGATCTTCTTATTGATCACTGGTACTTATCTTGCCTTAAAATCAGGCGCTAAAACCATGAATCAGGAAACGATATGGAATGCTTTATTCCATTATGAAGATGTGTTAGATCATCAATTGATTCGGGATGTCCGCTTGCCACGGGTAATTGCTACTATTTTGGTCGGAGGACTATTGGGAATATGTGGTGCGATGATGCAGGCAGTAACACGTAATCCTATCGCAGAGCCATCCATTCTTGGCATATCACAGGGGGCGACGCTGGCAATTAGTCTGTTATATATCCATGCAGCATGGGTAACGACAAACAATATCGTAATTGCATCTTTCATTGGCGCTTTATTAAGTGGCTTGCTTGTGATGTTCACTATGAAGAATCCTTCTCGCACATCTATGGGAAAACTATTGTTAGCCGGAACAGCCCTCAGTACATTTTTCCTATCCCTTTCCACGGTGATTTCCTTACTCACAAACAATTCACAAATGATTGCTTTTCTGGTTGGGGGTGGTTTTCGTAATACCGGCTGGCATCATGTCATACAATTAATGATCGCTACAACGATTGGTATGATCTGCGCAATGTTGTTATCCACAAAAATCAATGTATTATCCCTAGGGGATGATGTATGCATCTCTTTAGGTGAAAAGCCATCTCATATTCGCTTTTTTACACTATTGTTGATTATTCCCATAAGTGCGATCTGTGTCGCAGTTGCGAAAAATATCAGCTTTGTTGGGCTTATCATACCACAGGTGATATCACGTATCATAAAAAAAGATATGCGTTTTCTATTACCTTTAAGTTTTTTGGCAGGTGGAGTTTTACTGGTATTTGCGGATATATTAGCACGTATGCTGTTAAGTCCCTATGAAACACCAATTGGTATCTTTACATCTTTAATGGGGATTCCATTCTTTCTATATCTTGTTAGAAAGGAGCGAAGCCAATGAAAAAGAAAATAAAATATACATGGATCATCTTGTCTGTAATCTTATTGATTACGATTGTTTTATCCCTTGGCTGGGGAAGCTACCAAATAGCGTTTTCAGATATATGGAAAATACTTGTCGGACAAGGTACTAAAATGCAGAATATTGCAGTATTTACCTTACGATTACCAAGAATAATAACAGCAATGCTGGTAGCTACAGCCTTATCTATCGCTGGTGCATTACTTCAAGGTATCACGAAAAATGATTTGGCAGATGCAGGAATCATAGGTATCAATGCCGGCGCATCCCTTGCTGCTGTGTTATTTATCTTTTCCCAAGGAAGCTTATATTATCAGGCGATGGGAAATGCATCCATCATGATATTGCCAATCATCGCATTACTTGGTGCCTTTCTATCCGCAGGATTGATTTATTTCATATCTTCCTCACGTGACATTCATCCACAAAGACTGTTATTAACTGGGATTGGTGTGAATATCGCCATCAATGCCTGTATTATGTTTCTAACATTTCAAGGCAGTACACAGGATTATAACCGTGTATTGGTTTGGACAAGTGGAAGTTTATGGGGAAGTGGATGGATATATGCATTATCTATTTTACCAATTGTGATAATTGTGACAGGACTTGTCATGTATCATCATAAGACATTAGATATTTTGCAGTTGAAAGATGAGCTTGCGATTAGTTTAGGGGTTTCTGTGGAAAAAGAACGAAAGCGATTCTTATGTTATGCAATCATACTTGCAGGAGGTGCAACAGCTGTTGCAGGAAATATCAGCTTTTTGGGATTGTTGGGTCCTCATATCGCAAAATCTATGGTTGGCACAAAGCATAAACATTATCTTCCTGTGTCCATACTGATTTCTATGATCATCATTGTTGTCGCAGATAGTGTATCCAGAAATTTGTTTTCCCCAATAGAAATACCAGCAGGTATTACCATATCATTGATTGGTGTGCCTTACTTTATATATTTGATGTTAAAGGAGAAGTCATTATGAATGCAATATCTGTAAAATCATTAACAGCCGGATATGAGTATCGTATAATTTTAGAAGATATTCATGTGGATATACCAGAAGGAAAAATCACTGTGATGATTGGTCCTAACGGATGTGGAAAATCCACACTTCTAAAAAACATTGCCCGTATCCAGAAGCCTAAAAAAGGTCAGATTTTCTTATATCAGGAGGATATACAGAAA
Coding sequences:
- a CDS encoding iron ABC transporter permease, with the protein product MKQNKRFWICILISIFLLITGTYLALKSGAKTMNQETIWNALFHYEDVLDHQLIRDVRLPRVIATILVGGLLGICGAMMQAVTRNPIAEPSILGISQGATLAISLLYIHAAWVTTNNIVIASFIGALLSGLLVMFTMKNPSRTSMGKLLLAGTALSTFFLSLSTVISLLTNNSQMIAFLVGGGFRNTGWHHVIQLMIATTIGMICAMLLSTKINVLSLGDDVCISLGEKPSHIRFFTLLLIIPISAICVAVAKNISFVGLIIPQVISRIIKKDMRFLLPLSFLAGGVLLVFADILARMLLSPYETPIGIFTSLMGIPFFLYLVRKERSQ
- a CDS encoding iron ABC transporter permease; its protein translation is MKKKIKYTWIILSVILLITIVLSLGWGSYQIAFSDIWKILVGQGTKMQNIAVFTLRLPRIITAMLVATALSIAGALLQGITKNDLADAGIIGINAGASLAAVLFIFSQGSLYYQAMGNASIMILPIIALLGAFLSAGLIYFISSSRDIHPQRLLLTGIGVNIAINACIMFLTFQGSTQDYNRVLVWTSGSLWGSGWIYALSILPIVIIVTGLVMYHHKTLDILQLKDELAISLGVSVEKERKRFLCYAIILAGGATAVAGNISFLGLLGPHIAKSMVGTKHKHYLPVSILISMIIIVVADSVSRNLFSPIEIPAGITISLIGVPYFIYLMLKEKSL